Sequence from the Polypterus senegalus isolate Bchr_013 chromosome 3, ASM1683550v1, whole genome shotgun sequence genome:
tgtggtgatcttttgctgcttgccacagctgtcaggtccaagaagctcgtagcgattaaaaactgggatgacgtttacgaccgtctgctttaatgataaagtaaactacgaggttaaagtggacaattcgagattaaagccgaaatttccactttaatcacaaaatacacgttttcaccgtgtcctttatttttttctcagtggttcaaatataacgctatacattatgttgctgttgttaagttgcaaaaataaaaaaaataaaaaagacaacacaaaagatggtatgtgagacttttaaaatgtatcgtgtcattacattcgggaactatctacatgtgacagaaagcctctatgccgatcctacgggatggatacattttaaaagtctcagtgccgtctattttttttgcaacttcacatcggcaacataatgtatagcgctgtatttgagccactgagaaaaaaaataaaagacacggtgaaaacgtgtattttgtgattaaagtggaaatttcggctttaatctcaaaatgttcacttttaccttgtagtttactttattattaaagcagaccatcgtaaacgtcatcccagtttttaattgctacgagcttcttggatctgacagcaggtaaagtaaaaaaataaaaaatagatggtacaaaagatggtatgtgagacttttaaaatgtatcgtgtcattacgatcgggaatatgcgacgcttgaatataaatcaccacgaatgcatctgtatgtcggcattttgcttcaacactttgaaccattcatcaaacagcaaagcgcgcacatcgatccccgagaccatagaggcttgctgtcacatgtagatagtaaacagagactctgacgtcacgttccgacttttagcacactgcgccccccgactttttgctggtactgcaactcgcgcatgcgtcgcgttaatttctgaggacctgctcagaggacgcgtgaaatgaacgctgggctCGCgtcagccatgatgcggacgcgtacgcgttctgagcgtgaagtataaatgagcccttaaagTCCCTGGCACTTTTCTTCACATGTTTTGTGAATGCCCGCTGGCTGCAGCTCTCTGGCATTATGTAGCAGAATCCTTCTGTACAATTCTGCAGCAACACTACCGTcacaccaccgtgcccccacatgtttaatacatgctttaatacatttcatcgtgaaaatgCAATCAAGAATTTCTCTTAGTatattcagagagcagtaatatcatgaagttaatgtattttgtgtggCAATCACTACCTGTGGCTCCTCTCAgcgcaagaggaagtcagtttaagaagcaaatagtgattaacaactgggtcagggagcACTTAATATGAAGTATTTAATATGTTACAttacttatgacagggtttgagaaaatgtagtaaattaaacattgattgtaagatgaagtttacagcattctactttaatgacaaaatcaactgcaagattaaagtggaaatgttgagaataagcCCAACcttttgactttaatctcaacataaatcttcttcctctttcggctactgctgttaggggttgccacagcagatcatcttccttccatatctttctgtcctctgtatcttgttctgttacacccatcacctgcatgtcctctcttaccacatccataaaccttctcttaggtcttccttttttcctcttccctggcagctctatccttagcattcttctcccaatatattcagcatctctcctctgcacatgtccaaaccaacgcaatctcacctctctgactttgtctcccaactgtccaacttcagctgaccctctaatgtactcatttctaatcctatccatccttgtcagacccaatgcaaatcttagtatctttaactctgctacctccagctctgtctcctgctttctccaacccatataacatagctggtctcactaccatcctgtagaccttccctttgactcttgctgatatccggctgtcacaaatcactcctgacactcttctccacccattccaccctgacatcacttaCTTTTTCAACTctattccacaatccccattactctgtactgttgatctaaattatttaaactcatccaccttcatcagctgtccttgcatcctcaccattccactgacctccctctcatttacacacatgtattctgtcttgttcctactgaccttcattcttctcctctctagagcatattttcacatctccagggtctcctcaacctgctccctactattgctacagatcacaatgtcataagcaaacatcataatccacggggactcctgtctaatatcGTCTgacagcctgtccatcaccattgcaaataagaaagggttaagagccgatccctgatgtaatcccacatccaccttgaatgcatccatcactcctactgcagacctcaaagatgcaatgcagctccttttggccttctctatacttctccatcaataccctcagagcaaacattgcatttgtggtgctctttcttggctcTTTCtagtgctgctcactaatcatcacctcacttcttaacctaactttcactactctttcccataacttcatgctgtggctcatcaattttatcccactctaattattacagtcctgcacatcccccttattcttaaatattggtgccattacacttcttctccactcctcaggcattctctcactttccaagattccattaaacaatctggttaaaactccactgccatctctcctaaacacctccatgcttccacaggtatgtcatctggaccaacagcttttccattcttcatcctctttatagctgttcttacttcctccttgctaatccaattgcacttcctgattaactatcttcacatcatccaacctcttttctctctcattctcttcattcatcagcctctcaaagtactttttccatttgctcaacacactttccttcctttgagtacgtttccatcttcatccttcattaccctaacctgctgcacttAATTCCCAGCTCGATCCCTCTGTCTAgacaattggtacaggtccttttctccctccttagtgtccaacctttcatacagctcatcatatgccttttcattAGCCtttaccacctctctcttcaccttacgccttatctccttgtactcttgtatactttctgcatctctctgactatcccacttcttctttgccatcctcttcctctgtatattctcctgtacttccccattccaccaccaggtttctttttcctccttcctctgtccagatgtcacaccaaacacccttactacatctgctgtagtttcccaactgtctagaaattcttcactaccacctaGTTCCTGTCTGACCTTCTCCCttctccaccatttgatccttggctctgccctcagtcttttcctctttttgatctccaacgtcatcctacagaccaccatcctatgctgtttaattacactttcccctgccaccactttgcagtcttcaatctccttcagattgattcttctacataggatgtaatctacctgtgttcatcttcctacactcttgtacgtaaccctatgttcctccctgttctcaaaatacgtattcaccacagacatgtccatccttttggcaaaatccactatgctctgaccttctttattcctctccttgacaccacacctacccatcacctcctcgtctcctctgttcccttcaccaacatgtccattgaaatccactccaatcaccacttgcTGTGCCTTGGGTACACTAttcatcactttatccaactcactctaaaaatcttctttctcatccattgcacacccaacttgcagggcatatgcactaacaacattcatcatcacacttccaattttcagcttcataatcattactctgtctgacactcttttcacctcaaaaacactcttgacatactgttccttcagaataagtCCTACTCTATTTCTCCTCTTatccacaccatccatccatccatcctttatccaactcgctatatcctaactacagggtcacgggggttgctgaagccaatcccagccaacacagggtgcaaggcaggaaacaaacaccgggcagggcaccagctcaccgcagggaatgttcacacacacacacaccaagcacacacttgggacaatttaggatccacaccatgatagaacaatttgaatccacttccaatccacctggccttgctccccttccatttagtctcttgcacacacaatctatcaaccttccttctctccatcatatcttttaactctctccccttaccagtcattcTGCCAACATTCATAGTTCctatcctcagttccactctctttactttcctcctctcctcctgcctccagacacatctctCACCCTCCCCccacttcttttttcttattcttcttctgcGGCCAACAATAGCCCAATTTCCGGCAGCACcctttggctaacagtactggtggcggtcattgttaacccggggctcgaccgatccagtatggaaatttgtattgttgtccgcatattgaattggcaaaattttacaccggatgcccttcctgacataaccctccccattaaTCCGGGCTTGGGatcggcacaaagaaacacactggtttgtgcatcccctgttgcTGGGTTTGCTAACACATATTTTATACTACTTTtaagttggcaccctgcccaggattggttcctgccttgtgccctgtgttggctgggattggctccagcagacccccgtgaccctgtattcggattcagcgggttagaaaattgatggatggaagtTATGTTAAAGTGATCAGTTTTAAATCTAAGTAGGATATAGCAAGTCACTATATATAAACATAACACTTTCCTATTAATGTAATTGAAAAATAACAAGTTTTTTAACAAGCAGACTTTTTGAGGTTACAGTGTCTGCTCAAAGAAAGTATAGAAAGCAGGtgccacacacatgcacacacactgaCGTCCACCTTAAGTGCAGACAATTGATGAGCCCAAGGGATAAAAAGGGATTAGGGTGTGGGTGCAAGGACAGCAGTGCTAAGAATGATCCCCTTCCTGTTGCTTGTGATCTGCAGCTGCAGGCACTCTCTTAGGTGCTGACTTTCAACAAGGACATTTAAGCCAAGGCGAAACAATAATGTAACAAATAAATGGCTGCCATACAGGCTGAGTGGGCTGGTTACTATACTGTTTTCTTGAAACACAAGTTATGAGTCCTGCCTGCTAGCATATCATCCGCCAGCTCTTGCAGGtcatataaaaaacttttttctactaaacatttttcatggtattttattaaagttgtctttttattcttaaataaagttgattttattattacaaCATTCAATGTTACTGTGTGCATTCTCTTGTGTGATCAGGCAGTTAAAAGAAAATGTCTTTAAGTGTGTGtagcaaatactgtatgtatttcagTAGTGGTGTGGGTTTCTTTGGAGAAGtaagaagtacagtatatatttttacatttattcgcttagcagatgcttttatcaaaagtgacttacaaaagaggtcaacataattgagtaacaatATACATGGGAGTAAGATTTTTACAGTGAACTGCATCCTTGGAGGCTTCTGGCCACATTATTGTGGCCATCAGACTCTAATAAAAGAGAGAGGCACACAGGAAATGTTTGTTGTAAGTTTGGAGTTATTGCTACTTATTAAAAACGTACTgagtgattgatttttttttgatccTGTTACAGGGGTTGACTTCTTTTCCACGAAAGAACACTGGGTTATGTCTCTTACACATTTGGCTGCTGTATCGCAAGGGTGAGGGAAGAATAGTCAATGATAATAAGCAGCCTACATGAATTTTTTATTTACACTTCCACAAGTGTAAATCCTGGAGCTTTACTGAATCTTATCTGCTAGAATGAGGGCATCCTCTGTCCTGAAAAGGAGACTCTGAAGTTTACTGTGTTGGTGTCAGATAAAGTTTTTTCACGTTTGCCCACCTcctgttttaatttcaaaatagatTTGAGATTGGAAGCAACAGTCTGAGGTCTGTTACTCACTGCAAAGTAATGTTTACTGACGACATTTCAttcaatgtaaaatataaaaattatgagAGTTTCAGCTGTCCTTTAAGTCCCATTCTAGACATACATAAGAATTTTAATCAAAAACTCCTCAATTATACTTATCCCCTTAGCACCAAGATAACTATTAAATACTcctattttagaattatttttgtatggtttttagttttgtaaatgagCTGCATTCCTTAATCTTCTGCTCTTTATATGCCAGTTATTTGTTAACCATcataacatttctaaaatatgCCCATTCACAAAACTTGAGTGAGatatatttgttttgcttttatatatatatatatatatatatatatatatatatatatatatatatatatatatatatatatatatatgaaaatacaaacagagaactgaaattaaacaacaaacaTCTAAGGCATTTCACTttttccaatatatatatacatacatattggaAAAAGTGAAATGCCTTAGAtgtttgttgtttaatttcagtTCTCTGCTTGTATTTTCATATCAATAACTTACCATAATTGCTAACAATCTGTATATCACTAGCCAGTTGTTGTTGACAAGGAGGGAGTGGCTACCATAACATCTGATTCTATAAATTCAGTGCTGATATTTTCAGCATCAAAAAGAAGAGTGGACTGTATTTAGGTGAAATGTAAAAGGCATTGAATTTAATGGAATACAATTTAAAAGACTTATTaactaattaatttaaaagaattatTTAACTTGAAATGCAAGGTAATCCTGTTTATGGTAACTTATCTGGCAATTCATCATACCCTAAAAGAAGTCAGCCTGCTGCAATGTATGTTCTTCTGTATTTCTTCTCAGCGTCTTTGGTGATTCTCACTGTGTGTGGGAACCTGCTGGTTATAATCTCAATTTCACATTTCAGGCAGCTTCATACACCAACCAACATACTTGTTCTGTCCTTGGCTGTTGCAGATCTTTCAATAGGTATATTTGGAATTCCCTTTGCTATGATTAAAACTATTGAAAACTGCTGGTATTTTGGTGAAATTTTTTGTTTAGTGTACAATTTAATAACTTTTATCTCAACTTCTGTTTCAATTAGCAATTTGGTCTTTATAGCTGTAGATCGCTATGTTGCTGTTTGCGATCCACTGCGGTACACTTCCACAATAACTGTTTCTTTTGCTGGATACTTCACTGCACTTGGCTGGGTCTTCTCATTAGTTTACACTGTAATCATCATTAGTATTA
This genomic interval carries:
- the LOC120526570 gene encoding trace amine-associated receptor 13c-like; this encodes MQGNPVYGNLSGNSSYPKRSQPAAMYVLLYFFSASLVILTVCGNLLVIISISHFRQLHTPTNILVLSLAVADLSIGIFGIPFAMIKTIENCWYFGEIFCLVYNLITFISTSVSISNLVFIAVDRYVAVCDPLRYTSTITVSFAGYFTALGWVFSLVYTVIIISINGIDSSEGQDGCPHDCFVILSEHAKIISNTIQDYKQGKKNISKKSERKAAKTLGIVMGVFLLCWVPYYLCGLIDSYLNFNAPPIVKNIFIWLAYFNSSVNPIIYALFYPWFQKSAKLIITLKILSPESSLVSLFSHSH